The Halovivax ruber XH-70 genome includes the window AGTGACCGTTCGCACGACGCGACGGGACTCCCGTCGGCTGGAAGTTCGTCGTCGTAGATTCCCCAGCCGCCGGCAGGTTCGTCGGTCTCTATCTCGAGGACCGTCGGTTCGACGGACGCCCGGGCGATGGCGTGCTCCAGCCGCTCGACGTAGGGCGACTCGATCACGAGCAACTGCGGATCGATCAACTCCAGCAACTCGGCGAGTTCCGGCGGCGCCAGTCGGTAGGAAAGTGGCGCGAGCACCCCGCCGGTCTTGCCGCAGGCCGCGAAGAGGTCTATCATCTCGATGCGGTTCCGGGTGACCAGCGCGACGCGGCTCCCGTCGACGACGCCGTTTGCCTCGAGCAGTCGGGCGGTCCGGTTCGCCCGGCGGTCGAGGGCGGCGTACGTGTAGGACTCGCCGTAGCCTTCGTCGACGATTGCCGTCCGATCGGGCGACAGCGACGCCCGTTTCCCGGTCCAGTCACCCACCCACTCGTAGGCCGGCTCGCCCCACGTCATGCGTCCCCCAGCGGGTGGGTTTCGAGGAACGAACGCACCCGCTCGGTCACCGCGTCGGCTTCCTCGATGAAGAAGAGGTGGTGGGCGCTCTCGAACCGTTCCAGGGTGACGTTCGGGAGCCCCTCGGCCAGCAGCGTCGCGTTCTCGAACGGGAGCACGCGATCCGCCGTCCCGTGGGCGACGAGTGCCGGCAGGTCGATGGACGAGAGTTCGTCGCTCGCGTCGAACTGCAGGACGCCGACAGCCTGTGCCTCACGAGCCGCGTCGCTGGCGTCGCTCTCCAGGCGCCAGTCCACGATCCGTTCGACGAGTTCCGGATGCTCCGCGTAGAACGTCTCCGAGACGGCCGGTCGCATCCGGTGTGTGATCGTCTCGCGCTCGTCGGCGCCCTCGGGTACGTCGAACATGACCTGCTGGGTCTCCTCGGGAACGGGGATGGCGTCGGGACCGCCGGGAGACGTACAGAGCAGTGAAAGTGTCGCCGCCCGGTCGAAATCTGTCGCGTATCGCAGGGCGATCATCCCACCCATGCTCGCGCCGACGACGTGGGCACGGTCGATCGACTCGGCATCGAGGACGGCCTCGACGTCGCCCGCCATCTCGGCGATCGTATACGGCCCCGATGGCGCATCGGAGTCGCCCGCACCCCGGTTGTCGATCCGGACCGTCCGGTACTCGTCGGAGAGCCCCTCCCGTTGCCAGCGCCACATCCAGCGACCGTAGCCGAGTCCGGCGAGGAAGACGACCGGGTCGCCATCTTCCGGCCCCGCGATGTCGTAGGCCAGCTCGACCCCGTCGTGTTTCGTGGTCTGCATGTCTCTTCGTACACACCGTTCGGAAAAGTACCTCGTCGTTCGAATATCAACCCGCGGCTACAGGCCGGTCGGGTCGAAAGGGAACGTATGCCCGTAGCCAGCCCTGGCGACAGCGCTTCGGCCAGTCGGACCGTCACCCAGGACCGAATCCGTGACTTCGCAGCCATCACCGGCGACCAGAATCCGCTCCACACGGACCCCGACTACGCGAGCGACGGCTTCTTCGGCGAACCGATCGCTCACGGGATGCTCGCCGCCGGCGTCGTCTCCAGCGCACTCGCGTCGCTCCCCGGCGACATCGTCTACGTCTCACAGGATCTCGGCTTCGAGGCGCCCGTCTACCCCGGCGACACGGTGACGGCGACGGCCGACGTGCTGGAACCGATCGAGGGCGACCGCCTGCGCGTCGAAACCACCGCAGAAACCGAGGACGGCGTCGTCGTCACCGGCGAAGCCGTCGTCCTCTCGCTCGAACACGAGTGACGGTCGCTTCGTCGACGAGACTACCGATCACACCAGCACGCGCTCGAGTTCGACGACCGTTCCAGACTCGGCATCCGGGTCGCCGATCAGATTACCCAGACAGACCGCCGATCCGTTCGGCGTGTAGCAGGCGACGAGTGGCGCGTCAGTTCGCGAATCGCCGTCCGCCCCATCGCGCCCGGAGTCCACGTCGAGGACCCCCGGCGCGTAGACCGGTGCACCGTTGGCGACCTCCGCCGCCGCGTTCTCCGCGATCGTCACCGCCGGCAGGTCCGACAGGATGCGTTCTGCGGGATCCACCATCGACCGGAGCGGGTCCGGCTCGTCGTCCTCGATCCAGAAGGCGAGCGCGTCGATCAGATCGGTCGCGCTGACGAGATCGCGGTCGTCGAACGGGTCGGTCGCCGTCCGCCGCAGATCGCCCATGTGCGCGCCCGTTCCGAGTGCGAGGCCCAGGTCGTGACAGAGTTTCCTGACGTAGGTTCCGCTCTCACAGCGAATTCGCAGGAGGACCCGACGGTCCTCGATCTCCAGCGCGTCTATGTCGTAGATCTCCCGGACGCGAAGACGGCGCGACACCGCGCTCTTTCGAGGCGGTTTCTGGTAGATCGGCCCCTCGAATTCGGCGAGCGTCGACTCGACGTCGGTTGGAACCGGCCCGTGACACTCGAGAACGGCGACGTACTCCTTGGCCCCTTCGAGAAACACCTGGGCGAGCCGGGTCGCGTCGCCGAGCATCACAGGGAGACAGCCGGTTACCTTGGGATCCAGCGTCCCGGCGTGGGCCGCTCGTCCGATCGGGTCGTGACCGGCCTCGGCGAGGCGGTCGTCGACGGCGTCTCTGATCCAGGCGCTCACCTGGTGCGACGAGGGACCAGGCGGCTTGTCGAGGTTGACGACGCCGAAGCTCAACAGGGACGCGATCGACCGGTCGTCGGGTGGGTCACGGAGTGACATGGGTGAGGCAGTCAGAAGTCGACGTCGAGGTCGACGGGAGCCAGGCCCTCGTCACCGTCGGCGTCGTACTCCTCGACGGCGGTGGTGAGCATATCGAGCACCGCCTCGGGGGTCCAGCGGGCCGTGTTGACCGAGAGGTCGTAGATCTTCAGATCCTCGATGTCGATCCCGTAGTACTCCTCGTAGCGCTGGGCCTCGCTGGCCTCGCGGGCCCGCGTCTCCTCCGTTGCAGCCACCGGATCCTTCTCTTCGCGCTCGGCGATGCGCTCACCACGGACCGGGGCTGGTGCGTCGAGCCAGAACTTGAAGTCGGCGTGTTCAGCGGCGAGCCAGCCGGCGAGTCGAGATTCGAGGACGAGGTCGTCGCGTTCGACGGCGACCTCGCGGAGACGCCGGTCGAGGTCGCGATCGATCGAGTCGTTCTCTTCGGCGAGTTTGTTGAACTCGAGTGGCGTGTAGCCTCGTTCGTCGGCGAGTTCACGGAAGATGTCTCCGCCGCTTACGTGTTCGAGGTCGAAGTGTTCGGCGAGCAAGGCCGCCGTCGTACTCTTTCCGCTCCCGGGTGGGCCGGAGACGGTCAGTAACATACCCGATGTGCGCGGGGGGACCTGAAAGGGGTTTTGAATCGCCGTTCGTCCCGCGTACGGCGGTAGCGGTGGAACACCGCTCACCACCCACCCAGTAGCTCATACACAAACAAAATCTCACACACACACCATCAACCGTGGATCACGAACGTGGAGTGAGACGGTGGGCCGACGCTCGGTTCACGCTCCGGTGATCGAGAGTCGGTGGCAACGGACAGATGAACGTCGTTCGGTGTAGAACAGATCGAAGAAGGAAGTCTGACCAGCGAACTTCAGTCCGTGGTGGGACTCATGTTGATGTCGAGGGCCTTGCGGATGACCTGCGAGAAGCCCATCGAACACAGGAAGTACCAGATAATCCAGGCCGGCATCGGACCGAGCGCGCCGTCACGTAACGACGTCTCGCCGATCATCGGGAGGATCATCCGGGCTTCCATGCCACTGACCGCCTGCGGTGCGGACGGAGAGACACGGAGCTTCCAGTACATCCAGAGGAACAGCGGGATGATAAAGAGCATCGACCAGACCATCATCCGGCCCTGCTCTTTGAACATACCGAGGTTCTCGCCCATCGACTCCATCTGCTCTTTCTGGACGCGGTCGACCTCGTTCTGGAGGCGTTCGATCTCGGCCTCGTTGGCGTCGCGTTCTTTCGCCTCCTTGAGCGCCTTCTGGGCCTCCTTCGTCCGCTCGCTGACGGCCTGCATGCGCTTCTGGTACTTCCCCATCCGTTCGGGGTCCATGACGTTCGACTGGACGAGGGCCGAGGCCAGCCCGGTCAGCAGGGAGATCGAGAGGATGACGGCGTAGAACGGCAGGTTCGCGTCGAGCGGACCGA containing:
- a CDS encoding alpha/beta fold hydrolase is translated as MQTTKHDGVELAYDIAGPEDGDPVVFLAGLGYGRWMWRWQREGLSDEYRTVRIDNRGAGDSDAPSGPYTIAEMAGDVEAVLDAESIDRAHVVGASMGGMIALRYATDFDRAATLSLLCTSPGGPDAIPVPEETQQVMFDVPEGADERETITHRMRPAVSETFYAEHPELVERIVDWRLESDASDAAREAQAVGVLQFDASDELSSIDLPALVAHGTADRVLPFENATLLAEGLPNVTLERFESAHHLFFIEEADAVTERVRSFLETHPLGDA
- a CDS encoding DUF106 domain-containing protein translates to MTRTVEKVNSLLREDAEMESALESIREHADENGGEVAWGDVSDDLTSGQWGRIIEQGVLVDGNGGFEIADREAFDEALDGDGDDQPLGGVEIDPEASKWSQWDKLAGLTALLLMIGYMSGTVRNAVGNTMNVFLGPLDANLPFYAVILSISLLTGLASALVQSNVMDPERMGKYQKRMQAVSERTKEAQKALKEAKERDANEAEIERLQNEVDRVQKEQMESMGENLGMFKEQGRMMVWSMLFIIPLFLWMYWKLRVSPSAPQAVSGMEARMILPMIGETSLRDGALGPMPAWIIWYFLCSMGFSQVIRKALDINMSPTTD
- a CDS encoding MaoC family dehydratase: MPVASPGDSASASRTVTQDRIRDFAAITGDQNPLHTDPDYASDGFFGEPIAHGMLAAGVVSSALASLPGDIVYVSQDLGFEAPVYPGDTVTATADVLEPIEGDRLRVETTAETEDGVVVTGEAVVLSLEHE
- the cmk gene encoding (d)CMP kinase yields the protein MLLTVSGPPGSGKSTTAALLAEHFDLEHVSGGDIFRELADERGYTPLEFNKLAEENDSIDRDLDRRLREVAVERDDLVLESRLAGWLAAEHADFKFWLDAPAPVRGERIAEREEKDPVAATEETRAREASEAQRYEEYYGIDIEDLKIYDLSVNTARWTPEAVLDMLTTAVEEYDADGDEGLAPVDLDVDF
- a CDS encoding RNA-guided pseudouridylation complex pseudouridine synthase subunit Cbf5 — protein: MSLRDPPDDRSIASLLSFGVVNLDKPPGPSSHQVSAWIRDAVDDRLAEAGHDPIGRAAHAGTLDPKVTGCLPVMLGDATRLAQVFLEGAKEYVAVLECHGPVPTDVESTLAEFEGPIYQKPPRKSAVSRRLRVREIYDIDALEIEDRRVLLRIRCESGTYVRKLCHDLGLALGTGAHMGDLRRTATDPFDDRDLVSATDLIDALAFWIEDDEPDPLRSMVDPAERILSDLPAVTIAENAAAEVANGAPVYAPGVLDVDSGRDGADGDSRTDAPLVACYTPNGSAVCLGNLIGDPDAESGTVVELERVLV